From one Chiloscyllium plagiosum isolate BGI_BamShark_2017 chromosome 24, ASM401019v2, whole genome shotgun sequence genomic stretch:
- the si:dkey-21c1.4 gene encoding uncharacterized protein C17orf80 homolog has product MEHISPGMQVCPFCGKAFKRLKTHLPHCKVARIVNSKSNSKETEIPVAIPQQKLSCKSVSSPASSNKKTKVKANSAKTLTQKEEAASPKKSNHSIGLGNELCTSVQSVWNKDINEPQSGQEDLMNRREQIRKKCQQSVSQTTKGQSKWAKKEMVLKSKSNEHFLTLDEDKVDAKLKGAARAKVKSSQKIVNDNSLKKKQGSSSLTIPLNEKGCTNLVSKSIFCPKGKTVLNLEQIYTRPEFEKETTVLDLKAYEIVPQLSCAIKSNSLHFTSRENADSQDGIRCQASQNEITERMGSNISVSERTPVSNIKTSVWHHSENNLCKARTSVKQDFMLNVNASEIKGGYRADVLETSNYNSSANNHIYSGIMTSEQVKDLNKEKGNPSIDLVAVKGIEPSDWNTTEAIQSEYMHLSQRKNDWKEDMFLSTSCRRTARLDERIKELHLSRCTKTGIGMEWFPELYPGYHSIGLRMLPEQTKQFETPIRLSATWRENIKGYSKYCNKYMNPRRRGAGGVITLFLGCALFSYIWNYDLIKHDYRRKYH; this is encoded by the exons ATGGAACATATTTCACCAGGAATGCAAGTGTGTCCATTTTGTGGTAAAGCTTTTAAGCGACTGAAAACACATCTTCCTCACTGTAAGGTGGCCAGAATTGTGAACAGTAAATCTAATTCTAAAGAGACAGAGATACCAGTTGCAATTCCACAGCAAAAATTAAGTTGCAAATCTGTTAGCTCTCCAGCATCATCTAACAAGAAGACAAAAGTTAAAGCAAACTCAGCAAAGACTTTAACACAGAAGGAAGAAGCAGCATCACCAAAAAAGAGCAATCATTCAATAGGTTTAGGAAATGAATTATGTACTTCTGTACAAAGTGTTTGGAACAAAGATATTAATGAGCCACAGTCAGGTCAAGAAGATTTGATGAACAGGAGAGAGcaaatcagaaaaaaatgtcAACAGTCTGTTAGTCAGACAACTAAAGGACAATCTAAATGGGCAAAAAAAGAAATGGTCTTAAAATCAAAGTCAAATGAGCATTTTTTAACACTGGATGAGGATAAGGTAGATGCAAAGTTAAAAGGTGCTGCTAGAGCAAAAGTGAAGAGTTCGCAAAAGATTGTAAATGACAATTCTTTAAAGAAAAAGCAAGGAAGTAGTTCTTTAACGATTCCACTGAATGAAAAAGGATGCACTAACTTGGTATCAAAAAGTATATTTTGCCCAAAAGGGAAAACAGTTCTTAATTTAGAACAAATTTACACTCGACCAGAATTTGAAAAGGAGACAACTGTGTTGGATCTGAAAGCCTATGAAATTGTACCTCAGCTATCTTGTGCTATCAAATCAAATTCACTTCACTTTACAAGCCGAGAGAATGCAGATTCTCAAGATGGCATAAGATGTCAAGCTAGCCAGAATGAAATCACAGAACGGATGGGCTCAAATATATCAGTATCTGAACGAACTCCAGTAAGCAACATCAAAACTAGCGTGTGGCATCACAGTGAAAATAATTTGTGTAAAGCAAGGACCAGCGTAAAACAGGATTTTATGTTGAATGTGAACGCAAGTGAGATAAAAGGTGGTTATAGAGCTGATGTTTTGGAGACTAGTAATTATAATTCTTCTGCGAATAATCACATTTACAGTGGAATTATGACTTCTGAGCAAGTGAAGGATTTAAATAAAGAGAAAGGCAATCCAAGTATTGATCTTGTGGCTGTGAAGGGAATAGAACCAAGTGACTGGAACACAACGGAGGCCATACAATCTGAATACATGCATTTGTCCCAGAGAAAAAATGATTGGAAAGAAGACATGTTCCTATCAACAAGCTGCAGGAGAACAGCACGTTTGGATGAAAGGATTAAAGAACTTCATCTTAGTCGTTGCACAAAAACTGGAATAGGGATGGAGTGGTTCCCTGAACTGTATCCAGGATACCATAGCATTGGACTGAGAATGCTTCCTGAACAAACTAAACAGTTTGAAACCCCAATCAGACTGTCTGCCACTTGGCGTGAAAACATAAAAG GTTATAGTAAGTATTGCAATAAATATATGAACCCAAGGAGAAGAGGAGCTGGAGGTGTGATCACTTTGTTTTTGGGATGTGCACTCTTCAGCTACATTTGGAATTATGATTTGATCA AACATGATTACAGAAGAAAATACCATTGA
- the si:dkey-21c1.1 gene encoding protein FAM104A isoform X3, with amino-acid sequence MLSDGRKRRRNCNNEENHSVPPPKRLSNSTLLQDLPRDSWDCESSSSDSSSIVSSPDRPNGHLPAEANTKSGNSSTTLPFSDSSEQSAQGPYFQINQILKEAHFYSLHQRGHQT; translated from the exons ATGTTATCTGACGGCAG GAAGCGGCGACGGAACTGTAACAATGAAGAAAACCATTCTGTGCCACCACCGAAACGTCTCAGCAACAGTACATTGTTGCAGGATCTACCAAGAGACAGCTGGGACTGTGAG TCCTCAAGCAGTGACAGCAGCAGTATAGTCAGTAGTCCTGACAGACCGAATGGACACTTACCAGCTGAAGCCAATACTAAATCAGGCAACAGCTCGACTACGCTTCCGTTTTCTGATTCGAGCGAACAGTCTGCACAAGGCCCGTACTTTCAAATCAATCAGATCCTGAAGGAGGCACACTTCTATAGCTTACATCAGCGTGGACACCAAACGTGA
- the si:dkey-21c1.1 gene encoding protein FAM104A isoform X2 — protein MQFCLCTRRTISLTSDVLGIIELPRLFRFQPNNKSFHTKLSIMQIEYDYVTQFSFSSTSLKKMKMKRRRNCNNEENHSVPPPKRLSNSTLLQDLPRDSWDCESSSSDSSSIVSSPDRPNGHLPAEANTKSGNSSTTLPFSDSSEQSAQGPYFQINQILKEAHFYSLHQRGHQT, from the exons ATGCAGTTTTGCCTTTGTACTCGTCG CACCATTAGTCTCACCAGTGATGTTCTTGGGATCATTGAGTTGCCGCGTTTATTCAGATTTCAGCCAAACAATAAATCCTTTCATACTAAATTATCAATTATGCAAATTGAGTATGACTATGTTACTCAGTTTTcgttctcctccacctccctcaaaaaaatgaaaat GAAGCGGCGACGGAACTGTAACAATGAAGAAAACCATTCTGTGCCACCACCGAAACGTCTCAGCAACAGTACATTGTTGCAGGATCTACCAAGAGACAGCTGGGACTGTGAG TCCTCAAGCAGTGACAGCAGCAGTATAGTCAGTAGTCCTGACAGACCGAATGGACACTTACCAGCTGAAGCCAATACTAAATCAGGCAACAGCTCGACTACGCTTCCGTTTTCTGATTCGAGCGAACAGTCTGCACAAGGCCCGTACTTTCAAATCAATCAGATCCTGAAGGAGGCACACTTCTATAGCTTACATCAGCGTGGACACCAAACGTGA
- the si:dkey-21c1.1 gene encoding protein FAM104A isoform X1 gives MQFCLCTRRWVQLRRFNKLRNLNDQDYLVASNFLMFCSTISLTSDVLGIIELPRLFRFQPNNKSFHTKLSIMQIEYDYVTQFSFSSTSLKKMKMKRRRNCNNEENHSVPPPKRLSNSTLLQDLPRDSWDCESSSSDSSSIVSSPDRPNGHLPAEANTKSGNSSTTLPFSDSSEQSAQGPYFQINQILKEAHFYSLHQRGHQT, from the exons ATGCAGTTTTGCCTTTGTACTCGTCGGTGGGTGCAGCTCCGACGTTTTAATAAATTGAGAAACTTAAATGATCAGGATTACCTCGTTGCCAGTAACTTTCTAATGTTTTGCAGCACCATTAGTCTCACCAGTGATGTTCTTGGGATCATTGAGTTGCCGCGTTTATTCAGATTTCAGCCAAACAATAAATCCTTTCATACTAAATTATCAATTATGCAAATTGAGTATGACTATGTTACTCAGTTTTcgttctcctccacctccctcaaaaaaatgaaaat GAAGCGGCGACGGAACTGTAACAATGAAGAAAACCATTCTGTGCCACCACCGAAACGTCTCAGCAACAGTACATTGTTGCAGGATCTACCAAGAGACAGCTGGGACTGTGAG TCCTCAAGCAGTGACAGCAGCAGTATAGTCAGTAGTCCTGACAGACCGAATGGACACTTACCAGCTGAAGCCAATACTAAATCAGGCAACAGCTCGACTACGCTTCCGTTTTCTGATTCGAGCGAACAGTCTGCACAAGGCCCGTACTTTCAAATCAATCAGATCCTGAAGGAGGCACACTTCTATAGCTTACATCAGCGTGGACACCAAACGTGA